The sequence GTCCGGGAAGGGTTCCTCGGGAGCCTCGCGAGCCGGTTCCACACGTTCATGGGAGGGATCTACTCCACCCGGCGCGTGTCGGAAACGCTGGCCCCCGCCCTCGCGTCCCTGTTCCGGGAGGACGGCGTCGACGCGGTCCTCCTGGTGCCGGTCTGACCGGTCTGCCACCAGTCCGTGGGACTGGTAGCGAGGCAGGTGGAAGCGGCGGGGATCCCGACCCTGTGCATGACGAGCGCGCTCGACATCACCCGGGCGGTCAACCCGCCGCGCGCGGCGTTCCTGGACTACCCGCTCGGGCACACCACCGGAAAACCGGGGGAGCCGGAGCTCCAGCGGCGGATCCTCGCCGAGGCGCTGGAGGCGTTCGTCTCCCTCGCCGTCCCGGGGTCGGTGAAGGAGCTTCCGTTCCGGTGGTCGGAGGACGAGAGCTGGAAGGACAGGGCGTTCGCGGAAGGGGACGAACGGACGGAGCGGTTCGACACGCCGCAGTACCAGAACGAGGAGGACCGCCTCCGGGCGGAGAGCGGAAACCCGCCCCCCTGCCCGGCCTGCCGTACCTGACGTCCGCGGGAGGGGTGGCATGAAGATCGCGGTCCCGGCGGAGATCCTCCCCGGCGAACGGCGGGTGGCGCTGGTCCCCGAATCGTGCGGGAAGCTTTCGAAGGCGGGGATCGCGGTGTCCGTCGAACGGGGAGCGGGCGATGCGGCGTTCTTCCCCGACGGCGCGTACCGCGACGCCGGCGCCGCGGTGGAAGACGACGCCGCGGGGCTGTTCGGGAGCGCCGACCTCGTCCTCAAGGTTCACCCGCCCGCCTTCCGGCCCGATCTCGGGAGGCACGAGGCGGAGATGATGCGAAAGGGAGCGATGCTCCTCGGGGCGTTGATGCCCTCGCGCAACCCCGAGGCGGTGGAAAGGCTCGCCGCCGCGGGCGTCACCTCCTTCTCCACCGACCGGATCCCCCGCATCACGCGGGCGCAGTCGATGGACACCCTCTCCTCGATGGCGAGCATCGCCGGGTACAAGGCGGTCCTCCTCGCCGCGAACGCCCTCCCGAAATATTTCCCGATGCTCACCACGGCCGCCGGGACGGTGTTCCCCGCGAAGGTCTTCGTGATCGGCGCGGGCGTCGCCGGGCTCTCGGCGATCGCCACCGCGCGGCGGCTGGGCGCCGCCGTGGAGGCGACGGACACGCG comes from Deltaproteobacteria bacterium and encodes:
- a CDS encoding Re/Si-specific NAD(P)(+) transhydrogenase subunit alpha translates to MKIAVPAEILPGERRVALVPESCGKLSKAGIAVSVERGAGDAAFFPDGAYRDAGAAVEDDAAGLFGSADLVLKVHPPAFRPDLGRHEAEMMRKGAMLLGALMPSRNPEAVERLAAAGVTSFSTDRIPRITRAQSMDTLSSMASIAGYKAVLLAANALPKYFPMLTTAAGTVFPAKVFVIGAGVAGLSAIATARRLGAAVEATDTRPAAKEQVESLGARFVGVETAESAQDASGYARELSKEYYARQAELVAQRCAAADAVVTTALIGGVTAPRLITAEMVRGMRPGSVIVDLAAEGGGNCELTRPGETVVEGGVAIHGPLNLPAEMPWQASTLFSRNLTAFVLAFWKDGRFAPDLSDEILRGALVTHDGKAGA